Proteins encoded in a region of the Suncus etruscus isolate mSunEtr1 chromosome 1, mSunEtr1.pri.cur, whole genome shotgun sequence genome:
- the MYO1C gene encoding unconventional myosin-Ic isoform X3, protein MESALTARDRVGVQDFVLLENFTSEAAFIENLRRRFRENLIYTYIGPVLVSVNPYRDLQIYSRQHMERYRGVSFYEVPPHLFAVADTVYRALRTERRDQAVMISGESGAGKTEATKRLLQFYAETCPAPERGGAVRDRLLQSNPVLEAFGNAKTLRNDNSSRFGKYMDVQFDFKGAPVGGHILSYLLEKSRVVHQNHGERNFHIFYQLLEGGEEETLRRLGLERNPQSYLYLVKGQCAKVSSINDRSDWKVVRKALSVIDFTEDEVEDLLSIVASVLHLGNLHFAADEESNAQVTTENQLKYLTRLLGVEGSTLREALTHRKIIAKGEELLSPLNLEQAAYARDALAKAVYSRTFTWLVGKINRSLASKDAENPGWRSTTVLGLLDIYGFEVFQHNSFEQFCINYCNEKLQQLFIELTLKSEQEEYEAEGIAWEPVQYFNNKIICDLVEEKFKGIISILDEECLRPGEATDLTFLEKLEDTIKHHPHFLTHKLADQRTRKSLDRGEFRLLHYAGEVTYSVSGFLDKNNDLLFRNLKEVMCSSENPIMSQCFDRSELSDKKRPETVATQFKMSLLQLVEILRSKEPAYIRCIKPNDAKQPGRFDEVLIRHQVKYLGLMENLRVRRAGFAYRRKYEAFLKRYKSLCPETWPIWAGRPQDGVTVLVKHLGYKPEEYKMGRTKIFIRFPKTLFATEDALEVRRQSLATMIQASWKGYHWRQKFLRVKRSAVCIQSWWRGTLGRRKAAKRKWAAQTIRKLIRGFILRHAPRCPENAFFLDYVRTSFLLNLRRQLPRNVLDTSWPTPPPALHEASELLRELCLKNMVWKYCRSISPEWKLQLQQKAVASEIFKGKKDNYPQSVPRLFISTRLGTDEISPKVLQVLGSEPIQYAVPVVKYDRKGYKPRSRQLLLTPSAVVIVEDAKVKQRIEYANLTGISVSSLSDSLFVLHVQREDNKQKGDVVLQSDHVIETLTKTALSADRVNSVNINQGSITFAGGPGRDGTIDFTPGSELLITKAKNGHLAVVAPRLNSR, encoded by the exons ATGGAGAGCGCACTGACAGCCCGAGACCGGGTGGGGGTCCAGGATTTTGTGCTGCTGGAGAACTTTACCAGCGAGGCAGCCTTCATCGAGAACCTGAGGCGCCGGTTCCGGGAGAACCTCATTTAT aCCTACATTGGCCCAGTCCTGGTGTCAGTCAATCCCTATCGGGACCTGCAGATATACAGCCGTCAGCACATGGAGCGCTACCGAGGGGTCAGCTTCTACGAGGTGCCCCCCCACCT GTTTGCGGTGGCTGACACTGTTTACCGGGCTCTGCGCACAGAGCGCCGGGACCAAGCGGTGATGATCTCTGGGGAGAGTGGTGCAGGCAAGACAGAGGCCACCAAGCGCCTGCTACAGTTCTATGCTGAGACCTGCCCGGCCCCTGAGCGTGGAGGTGCGGTGCGGGACAGGCTGCTGCAGAGCAACCCAGTGCTGGAG GCCTTTGGAAATGCTAAGACCCTCCGGAATGATAACTCCAGCAGGTTTGGCAAGTACATGGACGTGCAGTTTGACTTTAAG GGGGCCCCTGTGGGTGGCCACATCCTCAGTTACCTTCTGGAGAAGTCCCGTGTGGTACATCAGAATCATGGCGAGAGGAACTTCCACATCTTCTACCAGCTGCTGGAAGGGGGTGAAGAGGAGACCCTGCGTAGGCTGGGCTTAGAGCGGAACCCCCAGAGCTACCTGTATCTGGTCAAG GGCCAGTGTGCCAAGGTCTCCTCCATCAACGACAGGAGTGACTGGAAGGTGGTCAGGAAGGCTCTGTCGGTCATTGACTTCACTGAGGACGAAGTGGAG GATCTGCTAAGCATTGTAGCCAGTGTCTTACACCTGGGCAACCTCCACTTTGCTGCTGACGAAGAGAGCAATGCCCAGGTCACCACTGAGAACCAACTCAAGTATCTTACCAGG CTCCTCGGAGTGGAAGGCTCCACACTTCGGGAAGCACTGACGCACAGGAAGATCATCGCCAAGGGAGAAGAG CTCCTGAGTCCACTAAACCTGGAACAGGCTGCATACGCGCGAGACGCCCTTGCCAAGGCCGTGTACAGTCGCACTTTCACCTGGCTGGTCGGAAAGATCAACAGGTCATTGGCCTCCAAG GACGCAGAGAACCCTGGTTGGAGAAGCACCACAGTCCTTGGGCTCCTGGACATTTATGGCTTTGAAGTGTTTCAGCACAACAG CTTTGAGCAGTTCTGCATCAATTACTGCAACGAAAAGCTGCAACAGCTCTTCATTGAGCTCACCCTCAAGTCCGAACAGGAGGAATATGAGGCAGAGGGCATTGCG tgggaACCTGTCCAGTATTTCAACAACAAAATCATCTGCGACCTGGTGGAGGAGAAGTTCAAAGGCATCATATCCATTTTG GACGAGGAGTGTCTGCGCCCTGGGGAGGCCACGGATTTGACCTTCCTGGAGAAGCTGGAGGACACGATCAAGCACCACCCACACTTCCTGAC ACATAAGCTGGCTGACCAGCGGACAAGGAAATCTCTGGATCGCGGGGAGTTCCGCCTTTTGCACTATGCTGGGGAGGTGACCTACAGCGTGAGTG GGTTTCTAGATAAGAACAATGACCTTCTCTTTCGGAACTTGAAGGAG GTTATGTGCAGCTCTGAGAACCCCATCATGAGCCAGTGTTTTGACCGGAGCGAGCTCAGTGACAAGAAGAGGCCAGAAACG GTTGCCACCCAGTTCAAGATGAGCCTGCTGCAGCTGGTGGAGATCCTGAGGTCCAAGGAGCCCGCCTACATCCGCTGCATCAAGCCCAATGACGCCAAACAGCCGG GCCGCTTTGATGAGGTGCTGATTCGGCACCAGGTGAAATACCTGGGGCTGATGGAGAACCTGCGCGTGCGCAGAGCCGGTTTTGCCTACCGCCGCAAATACGAGGCCTTCCTGAAGAG GTACAAGTCACTGTGCCCAGAAACATGGCCCATATGGGCAGGACGGCCCCAGGATGGGGTGACTGTGCTGGTCAAGCACCTCGGCTACAAGCCAGAAGAGTACAAGATGGGCCG GACCAAGATCTTCATCCGGTTCCCCAAGACCCTGTTTGCCACAGAGGATGCCCTGGAAGTCCGGCGGCAAAGCCTGG CCACGATGATCCAGGCCAGCTGGAAGGGGTATCACTGGCGGCAGAAATTCCTCCGAGTAAAACGATCAG CTGTCTGCATCCAGTCCTGGTGGCGGGGCACGCTGGGCCGGAGGAAGGCAGCCAAGAGGAAGTGGGCAGCCCAGACCATCAGAAA ACTCATCCGTGGTTTCATCCTTCGTCACGCACCCCGTTGCCCTGAGAATGCCTTCTTCCTGGACTATGTGCGCACCTCTTTTTTGCTCAACCTGCGGCGGCAGCTTCCACGGAATGTCCTGGACACTTCTTGGCCCACTCCCCCACCTGCCCTGCATGAG GCCTCAGAGCTTCTTCGAGAACTGTGCCTGAAGAACATGGTATGGAAGTATTGCCGGAGCATCAGCCCTGAGTGGAAGCTGCAG CTTCAGCAAAAAGCCGTTGCTAGCGAGATCTTCAAGGGCAAAAAGGACAATTACCCCCAGAGTGTGCCCAGGCTCTTCATCAGCACACGGCTTG GTACAGATGAGATCAGCCCCAAAGTGCTACAAGTCCTGGGCTCTGAGCCCATCCAG TATGCAGTGCCGGTTGTCAAGTATGACCGCAAGGGCTACAAGCCCCGCTCCCGCCAGCTGCTGCTGACGCCCAGTGCTGTGGTCATCGTGGAGGACGCCAAGGTCAAGCAAAGGATTGAGTACGCCAACCTGACAG GAATCTCCGTCAGCAGCCTGAGTGACAGCCTCTTTGTGCTGCATGTGCAGCGTGAGGACAACAAGCAGAAG GGGGATGTGGTACTACAGAGTGACCATGTGATTGAGACGCTAACCAAGACAGCCCTGAGTGCTGACCGAGTGAACAGTGTCAACATCAACCAGGGCAG CATCACGTTCGCAGGGGGTCCAGGCAGGGATGGCACCATTGACTTCACACCAGGCTCCGAGCTGCTCATCACCAAAGCCAAGAATGGGCACCTGGCTGTG GTGGCCCCACGGCTGAACTCTCGGTGA
- the MYO1C gene encoding unconventional myosin-Ic isoform X1, whose amino-acid sequence MRYRASALGSDGVRVTMESALTARDRVGVQDFVLLENFTSEAAFIENLRRRFRENLIYTYIGPVLVSVNPYRDLQIYSRQHMERYRGVSFYEVPPHLFAVADTVYRALRTERRDQAVMISGESGAGKTEATKRLLQFYAETCPAPERGGAVRDRLLQSNPVLEAFGNAKTLRNDNSSRFGKYMDVQFDFKGAPVGGHILSYLLEKSRVVHQNHGERNFHIFYQLLEGGEEETLRRLGLERNPQSYLYLVKGQCAKVSSINDRSDWKVVRKALSVIDFTEDEVEDLLSIVASVLHLGNLHFAADEESNAQVTTENQLKYLTRLLGVEGSTLREALTHRKIIAKGEELLSPLNLEQAAYARDALAKAVYSRTFTWLVGKINRSLASKDAENPGWRSTTVLGLLDIYGFEVFQHNSFEQFCINYCNEKLQQLFIELTLKSEQEEYEAEGIAWEPVQYFNNKIICDLVEEKFKGIISILDEECLRPGEATDLTFLEKLEDTIKHHPHFLTHKLADQRTRKSLDRGEFRLLHYAGEVTYSVSGFLDKNNDLLFRNLKEVMCSSENPIMSQCFDRSELSDKKRPETVATQFKMSLLQLVEILRSKEPAYIRCIKPNDAKQPGRFDEVLIRHQVKYLGLMENLRVRRAGFAYRRKYEAFLKRYKSLCPETWPIWAGRPQDGVTVLVKHLGYKPEEYKMGRTKIFIRFPKTLFATEDALEVRRQSLATMIQASWKGYHWRQKFLRVKRSAVCIQSWWRGTLGRRKAAKRKWAAQTIRKLIRGFILRHAPRCPENAFFLDYVRTSFLLNLRRQLPRNVLDTSWPTPPPALHEASELLRELCLKNMVWKYCRSISPEWKLQLQQKAVASEIFKGKKDNYPQSVPRLFISTRLGTDEISPKVLQVLGSEPIQYAVPVVKYDRKGYKPRSRQLLLTPSAVVIVEDAKVKQRIEYANLTGISVSSLSDSLFVLHVQREDNKQKGDVVLQSDHVIETLTKTALSADRVNSVNINQGSITFAGGPGRDGTIDFTPGSELLITKAKNGHLAVVAPRLNSR is encoded by the exons ATGCGCTACCGGGCGTCG GCTCTGGGCAGTGACGGAGTACGGGTAACCATGGAGAGCGCACTGACAGCCCGAGACCGGGTGGGGGTCCAGGATTTTGTGCTGCTGGAGAACTTTACCAGCGAGGCAGCCTTCATCGAGAACCTGAGGCGCCGGTTCCGGGAGAACCTCATTTAT aCCTACATTGGCCCAGTCCTGGTGTCAGTCAATCCCTATCGGGACCTGCAGATATACAGCCGTCAGCACATGGAGCGCTACCGAGGGGTCAGCTTCTACGAGGTGCCCCCCCACCT GTTTGCGGTGGCTGACACTGTTTACCGGGCTCTGCGCACAGAGCGCCGGGACCAAGCGGTGATGATCTCTGGGGAGAGTGGTGCAGGCAAGACAGAGGCCACCAAGCGCCTGCTACAGTTCTATGCTGAGACCTGCCCGGCCCCTGAGCGTGGAGGTGCGGTGCGGGACAGGCTGCTGCAGAGCAACCCAGTGCTGGAG GCCTTTGGAAATGCTAAGACCCTCCGGAATGATAACTCCAGCAGGTTTGGCAAGTACATGGACGTGCAGTTTGACTTTAAG GGGGCCCCTGTGGGTGGCCACATCCTCAGTTACCTTCTGGAGAAGTCCCGTGTGGTACATCAGAATCATGGCGAGAGGAACTTCCACATCTTCTACCAGCTGCTGGAAGGGGGTGAAGAGGAGACCCTGCGTAGGCTGGGCTTAGAGCGGAACCCCCAGAGCTACCTGTATCTGGTCAAG GGCCAGTGTGCCAAGGTCTCCTCCATCAACGACAGGAGTGACTGGAAGGTGGTCAGGAAGGCTCTGTCGGTCATTGACTTCACTGAGGACGAAGTGGAG GATCTGCTAAGCATTGTAGCCAGTGTCTTACACCTGGGCAACCTCCACTTTGCTGCTGACGAAGAGAGCAATGCCCAGGTCACCACTGAGAACCAACTCAAGTATCTTACCAGG CTCCTCGGAGTGGAAGGCTCCACACTTCGGGAAGCACTGACGCACAGGAAGATCATCGCCAAGGGAGAAGAG CTCCTGAGTCCACTAAACCTGGAACAGGCTGCATACGCGCGAGACGCCCTTGCCAAGGCCGTGTACAGTCGCACTTTCACCTGGCTGGTCGGAAAGATCAACAGGTCATTGGCCTCCAAG GACGCAGAGAACCCTGGTTGGAGAAGCACCACAGTCCTTGGGCTCCTGGACATTTATGGCTTTGAAGTGTTTCAGCACAACAG CTTTGAGCAGTTCTGCATCAATTACTGCAACGAAAAGCTGCAACAGCTCTTCATTGAGCTCACCCTCAAGTCCGAACAGGAGGAATATGAGGCAGAGGGCATTGCG tgggaACCTGTCCAGTATTTCAACAACAAAATCATCTGCGACCTGGTGGAGGAGAAGTTCAAAGGCATCATATCCATTTTG GACGAGGAGTGTCTGCGCCCTGGGGAGGCCACGGATTTGACCTTCCTGGAGAAGCTGGAGGACACGATCAAGCACCACCCACACTTCCTGAC ACATAAGCTGGCTGACCAGCGGACAAGGAAATCTCTGGATCGCGGGGAGTTCCGCCTTTTGCACTATGCTGGGGAGGTGACCTACAGCGTGAGTG GGTTTCTAGATAAGAACAATGACCTTCTCTTTCGGAACTTGAAGGAG GTTATGTGCAGCTCTGAGAACCCCATCATGAGCCAGTGTTTTGACCGGAGCGAGCTCAGTGACAAGAAGAGGCCAGAAACG GTTGCCACCCAGTTCAAGATGAGCCTGCTGCAGCTGGTGGAGATCCTGAGGTCCAAGGAGCCCGCCTACATCCGCTGCATCAAGCCCAATGACGCCAAACAGCCGG GCCGCTTTGATGAGGTGCTGATTCGGCACCAGGTGAAATACCTGGGGCTGATGGAGAACCTGCGCGTGCGCAGAGCCGGTTTTGCCTACCGCCGCAAATACGAGGCCTTCCTGAAGAG GTACAAGTCACTGTGCCCAGAAACATGGCCCATATGGGCAGGACGGCCCCAGGATGGGGTGACTGTGCTGGTCAAGCACCTCGGCTACAAGCCAGAAGAGTACAAGATGGGCCG GACCAAGATCTTCATCCGGTTCCCCAAGACCCTGTTTGCCACAGAGGATGCCCTGGAAGTCCGGCGGCAAAGCCTGG CCACGATGATCCAGGCCAGCTGGAAGGGGTATCACTGGCGGCAGAAATTCCTCCGAGTAAAACGATCAG CTGTCTGCATCCAGTCCTGGTGGCGGGGCACGCTGGGCCGGAGGAAGGCAGCCAAGAGGAAGTGGGCAGCCCAGACCATCAGAAA ACTCATCCGTGGTTTCATCCTTCGTCACGCACCCCGTTGCCCTGAGAATGCCTTCTTCCTGGACTATGTGCGCACCTCTTTTTTGCTCAACCTGCGGCGGCAGCTTCCACGGAATGTCCTGGACACTTCTTGGCCCACTCCCCCACCTGCCCTGCATGAG GCCTCAGAGCTTCTTCGAGAACTGTGCCTGAAGAACATGGTATGGAAGTATTGCCGGAGCATCAGCCCTGAGTGGAAGCTGCAG CTTCAGCAAAAAGCCGTTGCTAGCGAGATCTTCAAGGGCAAAAAGGACAATTACCCCCAGAGTGTGCCCAGGCTCTTCATCAGCACACGGCTTG GTACAGATGAGATCAGCCCCAAAGTGCTACAAGTCCTGGGCTCTGAGCCCATCCAG TATGCAGTGCCGGTTGTCAAGTATGACCGCAAGGGCTACAAGCCCCGCTCCCGCCAGCTGCTGCTGACGCCCAGTGCTGTGGTCATCGTGGAGGACGCCAAGGTCAAGCAAAGGATTGAGTACGCCAACCTGACAG GAATCTCCGTCAGCAGCCTGAGTGACAGCCTCTTTGTGCTGCATGTGCAGCGTGAGGACAACAAGCAGAAG GGGGATGTGGTACTACAGAGTGACCATGTGATTGAGACGCTAACCAAGACAGCCCTGAGTGCTGACCGAGTGAACAGTGTCAACATCAACCAGGGCAG CATCACGTTCGCAGGGGGTCCAGGCAGGGATGGCACCATTGACTTCACACCAGGCTCCGAGCTGCTCATCACCAAAGCCAAGAATGGGCACCTGGCTGTG GTGGCCCCACGGCTGAACTCTCGGTGA
- the MYO1C gene encoding unconventional myosin-Ic isoform X2 has translation MALQVELIPTGEIIRVVHPHRPCKLALGSDGVRVTMESALTARDRVGVQDFVLLENFTSEAAFIENLRRRFRENLIYTYIGPVLVSVNPYRDLQIYSRQHMERYRGVSFYEVPPHLFAVADTVYRALRTERRDQAVMISGESGAGKTEATKRLLQFYAETCPAPERGGAVRDRLLQSNPVLEAFGNAKTLRNDNSSRFGKYMDVQFDFKGAPVGGHILSYLLEKSRVVHQNHGERNFHIFYQLLEGGEEETLRRLGLERNPQSYLYLVKGQCAKVSSINDRSDWKVVRKALSVIDFTEDEVEDLLSIVASVLHLGNLHFAADEESNAQVTTENQLKYLTRLLGVEGSTLREALTHRKIIAKGEELLSPLNLEQAAYARDALAKAVYSRTFTWLVGKINRSLASKDAENPGWRSTTVLGLLDIYGFEVFQHNSFEQFCINYCNEKLQQLFIELTLKSEQEEYEAEGIAWEPVQYFNNKIICDLVEEKFKGIISILDEECLRPGEATDLTFLEKLEDTIKHHPHFLTHKLADQRTRKSLDRGEFRLLHYAGEVTYSVSGFLDKNNDLLFRNLKEVMCSSENPIMSQCFDRSELSDKKRPETVATQFKMSLLQLVEILRSKEPAYIRCIKPNDAKQPGRFDEVLIRHQVKYLGLMENLRVRRAGFAYRRKYEAFLKRYKSLCPETWPIWAGRPQDGVTVLVKHLGYKPEEYKMGRTKIFIRFPKTLFATEDALEVRRQSLATMIQASWKGYHWRQKFLRVKRSAVCIQSWWRGTLGRRKAAKRKWAAQTIRKLIRGFILRHAPRCPENAFFLDYVRTSFLLNLRRQLPRNVLDTSWPTPPPALHEASELLRELCLKNMVWKYCRSISPEWKLQLQQKAVASEIFKGKKDNYPQSVPRLFISTRLGTDEISPKVLQVLGSEPIQYAVPVVKYDRKGYKPRSRQLLLTPSAVVIVEDAKVKQRIEYANLTGISVSSLSDSLFVLHVQREDNKQKGDVVLQSDHVIETLTKTALSADRVNSVNINQGSITFAGGPGRDGTIDFTPGSELLITKAKNGHLAVVAPRLNSR, from the exons ATGGCGCTACAAGTAGAGCTGATACCCACCGGGGAGATCATCCGTGTGGTTCATCCCCACAGGCCCTGCAAGCTT GCTCTGGGCAGTGACGGAGTACGGGTAACCATGGAGAGCGCACTGACAGCCCGAGACCGGGTGGGGGTCCAGGATTTTGTGCTGCTGGAGAACTTTACCAGCGAGGCAGCCTTCATCGAGAACCTGAGGCGCCGGTTCCGGGAGAACCTCATTTAT aCCTACATTGGCCCAGTCCTGGTGTCAGTCAATCCCTATCGGGACCTGCAGATATACAGCCGTCAGCACATGGAGCGCTACCGAGGGGTCAGCTTCTACGAGGTGCCCCCCCACCT GTTTGCGGTGGCTGACACTGTTTACCGGGCTCTGCGCACAGAGCGCCGGGACCAAGCGGTGATGATCTCTGGGGAGAGTGGTGCAGGCAAGACAGAGGCCACCAAGCGCCTGCTACAGTTCTATGCTGAGACCTGCCCGGCCCCTGAGCGTGGAGGTGCGGTGCGGGACAGGCTGCTGCAGAGCAACCCAGTGCTGGAG GCCTTTGGAAATGCTAAGACCCTCCGGAATGATAACTCCAGCAGGTTTGGCAAGTACATGGACGTGCAGTTTGACTTTAAG GGGGCCCCTGTGGGTGGCCACATCCTCAGTTACCTTCTGGAGAAGTCCCGTGTGGTACATCAGAATCATGGCGAGAGGAACTTCCACATCTTCTACCAGCTGCTGGAAGGGGGTGAAGAGGAGACCCTGCGTAGGCTGGGCTTAGAGCGGAACCCCCAGAGCTACCTGTATCTGGTCAAG GGCCAGTGTGCCAAGGTCTCCTCCATCAACGACAGGAGTGACTGGAAGGTGGTCAGGAAGGCTCTGTCGGTCATTGACTTCACTGAGGACGAAGTGGAG GATCTGCTAAGCATTGTAGCCAGTGTCTTACACCTGGGCAACCTCCACTTTGCTGCTGACGAAGAGAGCAATGCCCAGGTCACCACTGAGAACCAACTCAAGTATCTTACCAGG CTCCTCGGAGTGGAAGGCTCCACACTTCGGGAAGCACTGACGCACAGGAAGATCATCGCCAAGGGAGAAGAG CTCCTGAGTCCACTAAACCTGGAACAGGCTGCATACGCGCGAGACGCCCTTGCCAAGGCCGTGTACAGTCGCACTTTCACCTGGCTGGTCGGAAAGATCAACAGGTCATTGGCCTCCAAG GACGCAGAGAACCCTGGTTGGAGAAGCACCACAGTCCTTGGGCTCCTGGACATTTATGGCTTTGAAGTGTTTCAGCACAACAG CTTTGAGCAGTTCTGCATCAATTACTGCAACGAAAAGCTGCAACAGCTCTTCATTGAGCTCACCCTCAAGTCCGAACAGGAGGAATATGAGGCAGAGGGCATTGCG tgggaACCTGTCCAGTATTTCAACAACAAAATCATCTGCGACCTGGTGGAGGAGAAGTTCAAAGGCATCATATCCATTTTG GACGAGGAGTGTCTGCGCCCTGGGGAGGCCACGGATTTGACCTTCCTGGAGAAGCTGGAGGACACGATCAAGCACCACCCACACTTCCTGAC ACATAAGCTGGCTGACCAGCGGACAAGGAAATCTCTGGATCGCGGGGAGTTCCGCCTTTTGCACTATGCTGGGGAGGTGACCTACAGCGTGAGTG GGTTTCTAGATAAGAACAATGACCTTCTCTTTCGGAACTTGAAGGAG GTTATGTGCAGCTCTGAGAACCCCATCATGAGCCAGTGTTTTGACCGGAGCGAGCTCAGTGACAAGAAGAGGCCAGAAACG GTTGCCACCCAGTTCAAGATGAGCCTGCTGCAGCTGGTGGAGATCCTGAGGTCCAAGGAGCCCGCCTACATCCGCTGCATCAAGCCCAATGACGCCAAACAGCCGG GCCGCTTTGATGAGGTGCTGATTCGGCACCAGGTGAAATACCTGGGGCTGATGGAGAACCTGCGCGTGCGCAGAGCCGGTTTTGCCTACCGCCGCAAATACGAGGCCTTCCTGAAGAG GTACAAGTCACTGTGCCCAGAAACATGGCCCATATGGGCAGGACGGCCCCAGGATGGGGTGACTGTGCTGGTCAAGCACCTCGGCTACAAGCCAGAAGAGTACAAGATGGGCCG GACCAAGATCTTCATCCGGTTCCCCAAGACCCTGTTTGCCACAGAGGATGCCCTGGAAGTCCGGCGGCAAAGCCTGG CCACGATGATCCAGGCCAGCTGGAAGGGGTATCACTGGCGGCAGAAATTCCTCCGAGTAAAACGATCAG CTGTCTGCATCCAGTCCTGGTGGCGGGGCACGCTGGGCCGGAGGAAGGCAGCCAAGAGGAAGTGGGCAGCCCAGACCATCAGAAA ACTCATCCGTGGTTTCATCCTTCGTCACGCACCCCGTTGCCCTGAGAATGCCTTCTTCCTGGACTATGTGCGCACCTCTTTTTTGCTCAACCTGCGGCGGCAGCTTCCACGGAATGTCCTGGACACTTCTTGGCCCACTCCCCCACCTGCCCTGCATGAG GCCTCAGAGCTTCTTCGAGAACTGTGCCTGAAGAACATGGTATGGAAGTATTGCCGGAGCATCAGCCCTGAGTGGAAGCTGCAG CTTCAGCAAAAAGCCGTTGCTAGCGAGATCTTCAAGGGCAAAAAGGACAATTACCCCCAGAGTGTGCCCAGGCTCTTCATCAGCACACGGCTTG GTACAGATGAGATCAGCCCCAAAGTGCTACAAGTCCTGGGCTCTGAGCCCATCCAG TATGCAGTGCCGGTTGTCAAGTATGACCGCAAGGGCTACAAGCCCCGCTCCCGCCAGCTGCTGCTGACGCCCAGTGCTGTGGTCATCGTGGAGGACGCCAAGGTCAAGCAAAGGATTGAGTACGCCAACCTGACAG GAATCTCCGTCAGCAGCCTGAGTGACAGCCTCTTTGTGCTGCATGTGCAGCGTGAGGACAACAAGCAGAAG GGGGATGTGGTACTACAGAGTGACCATGTGATTGAGACGCTAACCAAGACAGCCCTGAGTGCTGACCGAGTGAACAGTGTCAACATCAACCAGGGCAG CATCACGTTCGCAGGGGGTCCAGGCAGGGATGGCACCATTGACTTCACACCAGGCTCCGAGCTGCTCATCACCAAAGCCAAGAATGGGCACCTGGCTGTG GTGGCCCCACGGCTGAACTCTCGGTGA